Proteins encoded together in one Bacteroides zoogleoformans window:
- a CDS encoding efflux RND transporter permease subunit: MEQGISGRIAKVFIRSKLSLLLMIAFVLLGLFSIYSIPREEEPQIEVPMADIMIGYPGATPAEVETAVAQPVEKIVSNIKGVEDVYSASMDGMAMLTVQFYVGEDVERSLVKLYNELMKNLDRMPQGVTMPLVKSRSIDDVPVLSFTMWSDKMGSYQIRQIAEVVSNEIKKIPDVAQVNILGGQNRRVNVWLDKDKMAESRVDFSMISRSLEVDNARMQSGNIVTGDMVYSVQTGNFFANVEEVKNAIVGMKDGQPVYLHQIATVNDGPALPDTYVSFGYGAADPKEQSEHPDEYAAVTVSIAKKKGADAMKLADVIINKVEHLKKDLITDDLNVEVTRNYGLTASHKVSELLWHLTIAIVIVTLFVMAAMGWRGGLVVFLSVPITFALTLFAYYFLGYTLNRITLFALVFVTGIVTDDSIIIAENMYRHFKMRKLPPMQAALYAINEVGNPTILATLTVIAAVLPMAFVSGMMGPYMSPMPIGSSIAMIFSLLLALTLTPYFGFLFLRYKAKNKKGAEENSAVEDEGAEVRQTRIYQIYSAITTPFLESRKKRWTFMIGLTVVLLGSLVLFYTKSVPVKMLPFDNKSEFQVVVDMPEGTTLERTAAVAQELGAYISRHKLVTDYQIYAGTSAPISFNGLVRHYDMRSGDNVADIQVNLVDKAERSEQSHDIAKSMRAGLQEIGKRHGANVKVVEVPPGPPVMSTIVAEIYGDDYAKQIEIAEKVKALLTHTDNVVDVDWCVESKRTEYQFEVDKDKAMKLGIPSGQVVQNMRAALSGMPVGVLHQPSAVNQVGIVLQLPEKQRTNINEVMSINVVNPHGMPAPIGHLVTVTEGEKPQSIYRKNQKRVVYVLAEVAGELESPVYAMMDVSRKLAGIELPAGYTLQEEYSRQPESEDNFSLKWDGEWKITYEVFRDLGLAFLFVLVIIYILIVGWFQNFITPLVQLAAIPLSLIGIVLGHWMMGAYFSAPSMIGFIALAGIMVRNSVLLIDFIDIRLKIGVPLKQAVIEAGAVRTTPIILTAGGVVLGAIVMLFDPIFQGLAISLMGGTITSTMLTLVVVPLLYFKMLKNKVK; encoded by the coding sequence ATGGAACAAGGAATATCAGGAAGAATAGCAAAGGTTTTTATCAGATCCAAGCTGAGTCTCCTGCTGATGATTGCTTTTGTGCTGCTCGGGCTATTCAGCATCTACTCCATTCCGCGCGAAGAAGAGCCTCAGATTGAGGTGCCTATGGCCGATATCATGATAGGTTACCCGGGAGCAACTCCCGCTGAGGTGGAAACTGCCGTGGCGCAACCTGTCGAGAAAATCGTTTCCAACATAAAAGGAGTGGAAGATGTCTATTCTGCTTCGATGGACGGTATGGCCATGCTTACGGTGCAATTCTATGTGGGTGAGGATGTAGAACGCTCGTTGGTGAAACTATACAATGAACTGATGAAGAATCTTGACCGGATGCCGCAAGGTGTCACCATGCCTCTGGTCAAGTCGCGTTCGATAGACGACGTTCCGGTTTTGTCGTTCACGATGTGGAGCGACAAGATGGGCAGTTATCAAATCAGGCAGATTGCCGAGGTTGTGTCCAATGAAATAAAGAAAATACCGGATGTGGCGCAGGTGAACATACTGGGTGGTCAGAACCGCCGCGTGAACGTGTGGCTTGATAAGGATAAGATGGCGGAAAGCAGAGTGGACTTCAGTATGATTTCCCGTTCTCTGGAAGTCGATAACGCCCGGATGCAAAGCGGGAATATCGTGACGGGCGATATGGTTTATTCTGTGCAGACCGGTAACTTCTTCGCCAATGTGGAAGAAGTAAAGAATGCCATTGTGGGGATGAAGGATGGCCAACCCGTCTATCTCCATCAGATTGCCACGGTGAATGACGGCCCTGCACTGCCCGATACCTACGTCTCCTTCGGCTACGGTGCTGCCGATCCGAAAGAACAGAGTGAACACCCCGACGAGTATGCCGCCGTAACCGTTTCCATCGCTAAGAAGAAGGGCGCGGATGCAATGAAACTGGCAGACGTCATTATAAATAAAGTGGAGCATCTGAAGAAAGACCTTATTACGGACGATTTGAATGTAGAGGTAACCCGCAACTACGGCCTTACTGCCTCGCACAAGGTTTCCGAATTGCTTTGGCACCTCACGATTGCCATTGTTATCGTTACGCTGTTCGTGATGGCGGCCATGGGATGGAGGGGTGGCTTGGTTGTATTCCTGTCCGTGCCCATCACATTTGCTCTGACACTGTTTGCATACTATTTTCTGGGCTATACGCTGAATAGAATAACGCTGTTCGCTCTCGTTTTTGTGACAGGTATTGTGACGGACGACTCGATTATCATAGCCGAAAACATGTATCGTCACTTTAAAATGAGGAAACTGCCGCCGATGCAGGCTGCTCTCTATGCCATTAACGAGGTGGGCAATCCTACGATACTGGCCACGCTGACCGTTATTGCCGCAGTACTGCCCATGGCGTTCGTGTCGGGGATGATGGGGCCTTATATGAGTCCGATGCCGATAGGCTCGTCTATCGCCATGATTTTTTCACTGCTGTTGGCACTTACGCTCACGCCTTATTTCGGTTTCCTTTTTCTCAGATATAAGGCGAAAAACAAAAAGGGTGCAGAAGAAAACAGTGCTGTTGAAGATGAGGGCGCAGAGGTGCGGCAGACACGTATCTATCAGATTTATTCGGCCATTACCACTCCCTTCCTTGAAAGCCGGAAGAAACGCTGGACTTTCATGATTGGTTTGACGGTAGTGTTATTGGGTTCGCTTGTTTTGTTTTATACCAAATCGGTTCCCGTCAAGATGCTGCCTTTCGATAACAAAAGCGAGTTTCAAGTAGTGGTTGATATGCCCGAGGGGACAACGCTGGAGCGCACTGCCGCTGTGGCACAGGAACTGGGTGCTTACATCAGTCGGCACAAGTTAGTGACCGACTATCAGATTTATGCCGGTACGTCGGCTCCCATCAGCTTCAATGGATTGGTTCGCCACTACGATATGCGTAGTGGAGACAATGTGGCTGACATTCAGGTGAATCTGGTTGATAAAGCAGAACGTAGCGAACAAAGCCATGATATAGCCAAGTCGATGCGTGCCGGTCTGCAAGAGATTGGTAAAAGGCATGGGGCCAACGTGAAGGTGGTTGAAGTCCCCCCGGGACCTCCGGTCATGTCCACCATTGTGGCCGAGATATACGGAGATGACTATGCAAAGCAGATTGAGATTGCCGAGAAGGTAAAAGCGCTTCTTACGCATACCGACAATGTGGTGGATGTGGATTGGTGCGTGGAGAGCAAGCGGACCGAATATCAGTTTGAGGTAGATAAGGACAAAGCCATGAAGCTGGGCATTCCCTCCGGACAAGTGGTACAGAACATGCGTGCGGCATTGTCGGGCATGCCTGTGGGAGTACTTCATCAGCCCTCTGCGGTCAATCAGGTGGGTATTGTGCTTCAGCTTCCGGAAAAACAACGGACGAATATCAACGAGGTGATGAGCATCAATGTGGTCAATCCGCATGGAATGCCCGCGCCGATAGGACATTTGGTGACCGTGACCGAAGGTGAAAAGCCCCAAAGCATCTACCGCAAAAACCAGAAGCGGGTGGTGTATGTGCTTGCCGAGGTGGCGGGAGAGTTGGAAAGTCCCGTATATGCCATGATGGACGTATCGCGGAAGTTGGCCGGGATTGAACTGCCGGCAGGATATACGCTTCAGGAGGAGTATAGCAGACAACCCGAGTCGGAAGACAACTTCTCGCTCAAGTGGGATGGCGAATGGAAAATAACCTACGAGGTATTTCGCGATTTAGGTCTGGCTTTTCTTTTTGTCCTTGTCATTATCTATATACTCATCGTAGGGTGGTTTCAAAACTTCATTACTCCGTTGGTACAGTTGGCGGCCATCCCCCTTTCACTGATAGGCATCGTATTGGGACACTGGATGATGGGAGCTTATTTCAGCGCGCCGTCCATGATTGGGTTTATTGCCTTGGCCGGCATCATGGTGCGCAACTCTGTGTTGCTGATAGACTTCATCGACATCCGGCTCAAAATCGGGGTGCCATTGAAACAGGCCGTCATCGAGGCCGGGGCTGTGCGTACCACTCCGATAATTCTTACGGCCGGAGGTGTGGTGCTGGGAGCTATCGTAATGTTGTTCGACCCTATTTTTCAGGGGCTTGCCATCTCTCTCATGGGCGGAACCATTACTTCGACGA